Proteins encoded in a region of the Natronorubrum halophilum genome:
- a CDS encoding magnesium transporter translates to MSTRDVFWSIYREALPVLLIALGGGIFAGLVLEGTLESVERFPGLLVMVPVFLATRGNVYGALGGRISSGLHQGLIPPRFERNERLVNAVVASFVNGIGISIVIGVVTWIALLVIGWEVAAVYELVGIMLIAGTLTSVVMIVGLLALIFAGYESGYDPDNLVGPVVTTLGDIFGMLFLVFAISIVEVLA, encoded by the coding sequence ATGAGCACTCGGGACGTCTTCTGGTCGATTTATCGCGAAGCGCTCCCCGTTTTGCTGATCGCGCTCGGCGGCGGTATCTTCGCCGGACTGGTGCTTGAAGGAACCCTGGAGAGCGTCGAGCGGTTTCCCGGCCTCCTCGTGATGGTTCCCGTGTTTCTGGCGACGCGCGGGAACGTCTACGGCGCACTCGGCGGACGGATCTCGAGCGGACTCCACCAGGGGCTGATCCCGCCGCGGTTCGAGCGGAACGAACGGCTCGTCAACGCGGTAGTGGCCTCGTTCGTCAACGGCATCGGGATTTCGATCGTCATCGGCGTCGTCACGTGGATCGCGCTGCTGGTGATCGGGTGGGAGGTCGCCGCAGTCTACGAACTCGTCGGGATCATGCTGATCGCCGGGACGTTGACGTCGGTCGTCATGATCGTCGGGCTGTTGGCGTTGATCTTCGCCGGCTACGAGTCCGGCTACGATCCCGACAACCTCGTCGGTCCGGTCGTGACGACGCTCGGGGATATCTTCGGCATGCTCTTTCTGGTGTTCGCGATCTCCATCGTGGAGGTACTCGCCTGA
- a CDS encoding potassium channel family protein → MNHFEGEASSTPIEYEPVNVKEVLVEMKDTAELLIDLSYSAVLLSSADIAEEVLRLEERMDVLEMRARMGLMMAVRSPEDAERLAPVLGIVAAADDISDAAGDIAKVVLEDIGLPEAMRAALPEAVETLVRGVVGEHSEYAGRTLESINLESETGVRVIALRRGDEWLLNPGPQTSVESHDVALLRGPDPSIGDVYEGLTGTPYEPPTAQTPAIEDLERAVNTIVHMKNLSELAVDLAYSAVLFDNDALAEEVRNLEVEVDALESRFEAWTLRAAAEASDPVVLRGLIHLGSATEVISDAAVDISEGVLRDIDVHPVVQMAVEESDEIITRVEVESESDLDGTAITVGVPDTESTMSVIAIRRPGEGWLLVGDADAEVRGGDILISKGTRTAATAFEALAQI, encoded by the coding sequence ATGAATCACTTCGAGGGCGAAGCCTCGTCGACTCCGATCGAATACGAGCCCGTCAACGTCAAAGAGGTACTCGTCGAGATGAAAGACACCGCGGAGCTCCTGATCGACCTCTCCTACTCCGCGGTCCTCCTTTCGAGCGCGGATATCGCCGAAGAGGTCCTCCGACTCGAGGAGCGGATGGACGTCCTCGAGATGCGAGCGCGAATGGGGTTGATGATGGCCGTTCGCAGCCCGGAAGACGCCGAACGGCTCGCACCGGTCCTGGGGATCGTCGCCGCGGCCGACGACATCAGCGACGCCGCCGGCGACATCGCGAAGGTCGTCCTCGAGGATATCGGTCTCCCGGAGGCGATGCGTGCGGCGCTGCCGGAGGCCGTCGAAACGCTCGTTCGAGGGGTCGTCGGCGAACACTCCGAATACGCGGGGCGGACGCTCGAGTCGATCAACCTCGAGTCGGAGACGGGCGTGCGCGTAATTGCGCTTCGGCGCGGGGACGAGTGGCTGCTCAATCCCGGTCCGCAGACGTCCGTCGAGAGCCACGACGTCGCGCTCCTGCGCGGCCCCGATCCGTCGATCGGCGACGTCTACGAGGGGTTGACCGGAACGCCCTACGAGCCGCCAACCGCGCAGACACCGGCCATCGAGGACTTAGAGCGGGCCGTGAACACGATCGTTCACATGAAGAACCTCTCGGAGCTGGCGGTCGATCTCGCCTACAGCGCCGTGCTCTTCGACAACGACGCCCTCGCCGAGGAGGTTCGCAACCTCGAGGTCGAAGTCGACGCGCTGGAATCGCGGTTCGAGGCGTGGACGCTGCGGGCGGCCGCCGAGGCGTCGGATCCGGTGGTACTCCGTGGGCTGATCCACCTGGGCAGCGCCACGGAGGTCATCAGCGACGCGGCGGTCGACATCAGCGAAGGCGTGCTCCGGGATATCGACGTTCACCCCGTGGTGCAGATGGCCGTCGAAGAGAGCGACGAGATAATCACGCGCGTCGAGGTCGAGTCGGAAAGCGACCTCGACGGGACCGCGATCACGGTCGGCGTGCCGGACACGGAGTCGACGATGTCGGTGATCGCGATTCGCCGACCTGGCGAGGGCTGGTTGCTGGTCGGAGACGCCGACGCCGAGGTGCGAGGCGGCGATATTCTCATCTCGAAGGGGACGCGGACGGCCGCCACCGCCTTCGAAGCGCTGGCACAGATCTGA
- a CDS encoding magnesium transporter, giving the protein MVAPQGSLGTWDAKRIVLNMFPLLVVLSIIVLAAGITLEDAEEMLNEYGLLAVMVPTMVDMGGNLGAILSSRLSTRFHLGTTELDLRDRVLWGNVAAILALAATIFTALACGAYVVGVLFGFALPLSALLAISLISGMSVAVIAIVFSFAATYASYRLGIDPDDTTIPIVTNVVDVCGMVIFIGVSTLVLGF; this is encoded by the coding sequence ATGGTGGCTCCGCAGGGATCGCTCGGCACGTGGGACGCAAAGCGCATCGTTCTGAACATGTTCCCGCTGCTGGTCGTCCTCTCGATCATCGTCCTCGCGGCGGGCATCACGCTCGAGGACGCAGAGGAGATGCTCAACGAGTACGGACTGCTGGCGGTGATGGTGCCGACGATGGTCGACATGGGCGGGAACCTCGGCGCGATCTTGAGTTCGCGGCTCTCGACGCGGTTCCACCTCGGAACGACGGAACTCGACCTGCGCGATCGGGTTCTGTGGGGTAACGTCGCCGCGATTCTGGCGCTGGCGGCGACGATCTTCACCGCACTGGCGTGTGGTGCGTACGTAGTCGGCGTCCTCTTTGGCTTCGCGCTGCCGCTCTCGGCACTGCTCGCCATCTCGTTGATCAGCGGGATGTCGGTCGCCGTCATCGCTATCGTGTTCAGTTTCGCGGCGACCTACGCCTCCTACCGGCTGGGGATCGACCCCGACGACACGACGATCCCGATCGTCACGAACGTCGTCGACGTCTGCGGCATGGTCATCTTCATCGGCGTTTCGACACTCGTTCTGGGCTTCTGA
- a CDS encoding AMP-dependent synthetase/ligase: MNWQDAEREYEDDVIGETTLGRMFEEAVERNANRPAQQYKGGIYDRSLTDSVLTAATPGEYRTISYAEMRDIVRKLSAGFHDLGVDRGDRVGIFANTRMEWAQCDFALLGAGAAVTTVYTSSSPDQVEYLLDDPDASAVVVENEALLERVLAVEDELDLEFIVSMDDLDGYDDREDILTLEAVYDRGEETFDLESYQERVDAPELDDLASLIYTSGTTGQPKGVQLTHWNFRSNVNAVRKRFAPRPDKPDGVPALDEESVAVSYLPLAHVFERTAGHFVLFATGACVAYAESSETLQEDFGIVQPTTATSVPRVYEKIYDAIREQASESGAKQRIFEWATGVGIEYQQAESPGPILAAKQALADKLVFSSVRDALGGEIDLLISGGGSLSPELCRLYHAMGLPIYEGYGLTETSPVVTTNPPEAVQIGTIGPALPGIDLKVDETAADQEVFSDDPGDVGELLVKGPNVTQGYWNKPGATQGAFVEDDAGERWFRTGDIVHIRPDGYLEFRDRVKQIIVLSTGKNVAPGPIEDAFAASEIVEQAMVVGDGEKFIGALLVPNTEHVREWAAEEGIDLPDDPESMCDDDRVREYVQQEVDRVNGNFEKHETIKRFELVPQEFTEENEMLTPTMKKKRRVILSRFEDRVDRIYEE, translated from the coding sequence CCGAACGGGAGTACGAGGACGACGTCATCGGGGAGACGACGCTCGGGCGGATGTTCGAGGAGGCCGTCGAACGGAACGCGAATCGTCCGGCCCAGCAGTACAAGGGCGGGATCTACGATCGGTCGCTAACGGATTCGGTTCTCACGGCCGCGACGCCCGGCGAGTACCGAACGATTTCCTACGCTGAAATGCGCGATATCGTCCGCAAGCTCTCGGCGGGATTCCACGACCTCGGCGTCGATCGGGGGGACCGGGTCGGCATCTTCGCCAACACCCGAATGGAGTGGGCCCAGTGTGACTTCGCCCTGCTCGGTGCCGGCGCTGCCGTCACGACCGTCTACACGAGTTCCTCGCCGGATCAGGTCGAGTACCTGCTCGACGATCCCGACGCCTCCGCCGTCGTCGTCGAAAACGAGGCGCTGCTCGAGCGGGTCCTCGCGGTCGAAGACGAACTCGATCTCGAGTTCATCGTCTCGATGGACGACCTCGATGGCTACGACGACCGCGAGGATATCCTCACGCTCGAGGCGGTCTACGACCGCGGCGAGGAGACGTTCGACCTCGAGTCCTATCAGGAGCGCGTCGACGCGCCCGAACTGGACGATCTGGCGAGCCTGATCTACACCAGCGGGACGACGGGCCAGCCCAAGGGCGTCCAGTTGACCCACTGGAACTTTCGGTCGAACGTTAACGCGGTCCGCAAGCGGTTCGCACCGCGACCGGACAAGCCGGACGGCGTCCCGGCACTCGACGAGGAGTCGGTCGCGGTGTCGTACCTGCCTCTGGCACACGTCTTCGAGCGGACGGCGGGCCACTTCGTGCTGTTCGCGACCGGCGCGTGCGTCGCCTACGCCGAGAGTTCGGAGACGCTCCAGGAGGACTTCGGCATCGTTCAGCCGACGACGGCGACGAGCGTGCCGCGGGTCTACGAGAAGATCTACGACGCGATCCGCGAACAGGCCAGCGAATCCGGCGCGAAACAGCGGATCTTCGAGTGGGCGACCGGCGTCGGCATCGAGTACCAGCAAGCCGAGTCGCCGGGTCCGATCCTGGCGGCCAAACAGGCGCTGGCGGACAAACTCGTTTTCTCGTCCGTTCGCGACGCGTTAGGCGGCGAGATCGACCTGCTGATCAGCGGCGGCGGCAGCCTCTCGCCGGAGCTCTGCCGGCTCTATCACGCGATGGGGCTGCCCATCTACGAGGGATACGGGCTGACCGAGACCTCGCCGGTCGTCACGACGAACCCGCCGGAGGCGGTGCAGATCGGTACGATCGGCCCGGCGCTTCCCGGGATCGACCTTAAAGTCGACGAGACGGCCGCCGATCAGGAGGTGTTCAGCGACGATCCCGGCGACGTCGGCGAACTCCTCGTCAAGGGGCCGAACGTCACCCAGGGGTACTGGAACAAACCCGGCGCAACGCAGGGCGCCTTCGTGGAAGACGACGCCGGCGAACGGTGGTTCCGAACCGGCGACATCGTCCACATCCGCCCCGACGGCTACCTCGAGTTCCGCGACCGCGTCAAACAGATCATCGTTCTCTCGACGGGCAAGAACGTCGCGCCCGGCCCGATCGAGGACGCATTCGCCGCGAGCGAGATCGTCGAACAGGCGATGGTCGTCGGCGACGGCGAGAAGTTCATCGGCGCGTTGCTCGTTCCCAACACGGAACACGTTCGCGAGTGGGCCGCGGAAGAAGGTATCGACCTTCCCGACGACCCCGAGTCGATGTGCGACGACGACCGCGTTCGCGAGTACGTTCAACAGGAAGTCGATCGGGTCAACGGGAACTTCGAGAAACACGAGACGATCAAGCGCTTCGAACTCGTCCCGCAGGAGTTCACCGAGGAAAACGAGATGTTGACGCCGACGATGAAAAAGAAGCGTCGCGTCATCCTTTCGCGGTTCGAGGACCGGGTCGACCGAATCTACGAGGAGTGA